A stretch of DNA from Verrucomicrobiia bacterium:
CGAACGATCGCCGCACCCTCCCCCACAAATCCACCTCGTAGCTGAGATCCAACGGCGTCTCCCACTGCTGCAACGTCAGGCTCGGAACCGGAAACCCCACCGGGCTCGGGGCGTTCCCCGAGGTCCGAAACCGCCCGAACCGCGCCGCCCCGTTCAACTGCGGATAGAAGTCCGCCCGGCTCACCCGCGCCGTCGCCCGCGCCTGCTCCACCCTCGCAAACGCCGCCTGCAGATCGAAATTCCCCTCCTCCGCCTCCCGCAGCAATCCGTCCAGAACCGGATCCTCGAACACCGACCACCAGGCCCCCCGTTCCTCCGCATCCCGTGGCTCCGCCTCCTTCCAGCGCCACGACTCCGGCACCTCGACCGACGGCCGCTCATACTCGGAGACCATCCGGCACCCGGCCCCGCCCAGGAACACGACATACCCCGCGAACGCCGCCAACGCCGCCAACGCCGTCACCCGGCCCGAAAAACGCATCCTCCTGCCAGCCTTCATACAGTCCCATCCGCCAGCGCGAACATCTCCCCCATCAACGCCTCCCGCACCTCCCCGTCCACCGGCGAGATCTCCAGCAGTTCGTTCATCCACAATCCGTCCATCGCCAGCATCAACACCAGCACCCGTAGGGGGTATCGCTTGCCGGCCGCAAATTCCCGAAGGTTCGCCTGGTGCCACTCCCGCACCGGCGTCAGCAATCGCGGATCCTCCGCCCCCGCCGCCAGCAGCGCCGCACTCACCCGCCGTCGCTCCGCCGCCACCCGGAATCCGGTCGCGATCATCGCCTTCAAATCCCCCGCCGCATCCTCCGCCGGCGCTGTCGTCGCCCGCGCCTCCCGCCGGTCCGCCGTGCACCGCTCGAGCACCCCCGACACCATCGCCCGCAACAGCGCCTCCTTGCTGGGAAAATGATAGAGCAATCCCCCCTTGCTCACCCCCGCCCGCTCCGCCACCGCGTCGAGCCTCAGGTGCCCCGCCCCACGCTCCGTCACCACCCACTCCGCAGCCTCCAGAATCTCGTCCCGCGCATTCGCCCGCCGTTGCATCGTCATAGTCACTAAACCGTCCAGCCGGTCGGTACACCAACCGGACGGTCTTCATACCGGTCCCCATCCCCGGCCGTCAATGCCGAACCCTGTCGCGCCCCCCTTTCAAACCGCCCCGAGGGCACGGTCCAATTCGGCATCCGTATTGTAGAAATGGGGTGAGAACCGCAGGTATCGCCGCCCGCCCCGGTCCGTCCTCAACGACACCACAATCCCCCCTTCGGCCAACTGACGGTGCCGCTCGACCAGATCAATGTCCGGCCGCGTGAACGAGACGATCCCGCTCCGGTGCGCTTCCAGGTCGTCCGCCCCCAGCACCTCCCATCCCTTCTCCATCAGGGCCGGCACAATCCGCGCCCGCTTTCTGAGCAACTCCCTGGCAATCGCGTCCACCCCCACCTCGAGAATCAGATCCAGGGCCGCCCTCAAACCCACCAAACCCAGCATGCTGTGGCTCCCCGCCTCGTACCGGTGCGCCCCGCTCCGGAATGTCATCTCCTCCCGGGCCACAAAATCCGGGCAACGCACGTTGTTCCAGCCATACACGATCGGACGCAACCGCTCATGCCAGGCCCGCGCGACATACAGAAACCCGGCCCCGCACGGACCCAGCATCCATTTGTGAGCATCCCCCGCGATGAAATCCGCGTGCTCCGCCAGAGTCGGGAACGCCCCCAGGGTCTGAATCGCGTCCAGGCAGAATGCGATCCGACGATCCCTCAGGGCCTTCCCCAATCCCGGCAGATCCAGACGCCATCCGGAGATGAAGTGATTCGAGGCCAGCGCCACCAACCGGGTCCCCTCGTCCACCTGGCCCAGCACATCGAGATTCCGGATCCGGCCCAATCGCGACACGTTCACCAGCCGCACCTGCACCCCACGCTCCGCCATGGCCATCCACGGGTACACATTCGAGGGGTAGTCATCGAAGTACACCACCACGTTCTCCCCCTTGCGGATCGGAAAACCGCCGGCGACGTAACTCAACGCCAGCGACGTCGGCCCCACCAACGCGATCTCGTCCGGCTGCGCCCCGATCAGGCGCGCCGCCCGTTCCCGTGTATCGCGCGTCAACCCTGCCAGGACCGGCTGTTCCTGATCATCCCGGGTCGCCTGCTGCGCGTACCCCGCCACCGCCTCCGCCACCCGGCGCGGCAGCGGACAGACCGCCGCATGGGCCAGGAACACCCGGTCCCGGCACACCGGAAACTCGTGCCGTCGCCGCTCTTCATTGCCGAGAATCTCTTCCACCGTCATGGGATGCGCACTCACAGCCGCCGCCCAGCCTGCCGCCGGGCGCCCCCTGGATCGAGCCCGGATCCTCCCCAACTCCCCCGGCACCCTCCCTTCGAATCCCTCACACCAAATCGCCCAACCTCCTGCACACATGCACGATTTTTCCGACCCGTGCCCCCATTCCCCGCCCTTTCGCCCATGC
This window harbors:
- a CDS encoding TetR family transcriptional regulator, with the translated sequence MTMQRRANARDEILEAAEWVVTERGAGHLRLDAVAERAGVSKGGLLYHFPSKEALLRAMVSGVLERCTADRREARATTAPAEDAAGDLKAMIATGFRVAAERRRVSAALLAAGAEDPRLLTPVREWHQANLREFAAGKRYPLRVLVLMLAMDGLWMNELLEISPVDGEVREALMGEMFALADGTV
- a CDS encoding aminotransferase class V-fold PLP-dependent enzyme, translated to MTVEEILGNEERRRHEFPVCRDRVFLAHAAVCPLPRRVAEAVAGYAQQATRDDQEQPVLAGLTRDTRERAARLIGAQPDEIALVGPTSLALSYVAGGFPIRKGENVVVYFDDYPSNVYPWMAMAERGVQVRLVNVSRLGRIRNLDVLGQVDEGTRLVALASNHFISGWRLDLPGLGKALRDRRIAFCLDAIQTLGAFPTLAEHADFIAGDAHKWMLGPCGAGFLYVARAWHERLRPIVYGWNNVRCPDFVAREEMTFRSGAHRYEAGSHSMLGLVGLRAALDLILEVGVDAIARELLRKRARIVPALMEKGWEVLGADDLEAHRSGIVSFTRPDIDLVERHRQLAEGGIVVSLRTDRGGRRYLRFSPHFYNTDAELDRALGAV